Proteins encoded together in one Pseudomonadota bacterium window:
- the tatA gene encoding twin-arginine translocase TatA/TatE family subunit, with product MFGLGFPELIVILIIIFVIFGAGKLPGIGEAIGKGIKNFKKSYKEPDSIDITTSKNDKTNDKSSQ from the coding sequence ATGTTCGGTCTTGGATTCCCTGAGCTTATAGTTATACTGATTATAATATTCGTCATCTTTGGCGCAGGCAAGCTGCCAGGCATAGGTGAAGCAATCGGTAAAGGCATTAAGAATTTTAAGAAATCATACAAAGAACCTGATTCAATAGATATAACCACTTCAAAAAACGACAAAACCAACGACAAGTCTTCTCAATAA
- a CDS encoding AMP-binding protein: MAIEGFTEYLKEDREKYNGLRWWLGMTWGDMLDKATDLYPDKIGLVDDVGRWTYKELREKTDRLAISLMKLGIKPRDRVMLQFPNWHEYILAFFAMQKIGAITVLLIPRHNQSEINHLAKLTKPVAWILPQYYGKIDYQPIIDDVLKENPQIKHVIQVRTEKNDKYPTIDTLIEETELTEENLKVLDALRPDPDEASHIMPTGGTTGLPKASVRTHNCYICNIEYHSRAWEITSNDTLMVITPVTHSMAMHWGIGAAIFNYAKLVLLDSVQPEVICERIQSEKVTAIPSVPALIARIIDMENLEKYDLSSLKTISVGGAPSTPDLVMAVYDKLKCIFINGFGSSEGTNTATRPGDSIDIICNSVGRKVCPYDTIKIIDEAGSEVLTGVEGELVSKGPGIFTGYFKSPDENSQIFTIDGFFKTGDRAKKDQYGNITITGRIKDIINRGGEKISALEIENLMNANPGIRETAVVGMPDKILGERICAYVTLKPGVTLTFEEVIAFLKGKGASVQQLPERIEFIEMLPLTKVGKVDKKVLREDIKRRLEG, encoded by the coding sequence ATGGCGATAGAAGGTTTTACTGAATACTTAAAGGAAGATCGGGAGAAGTACAACGGATTAAGATGGTGGCTTGGGATGACGTGGGGAGATATGCTTGACAAAGCCACGGATCTCTATCCTGATAAGATTGGTCTGGTTGACGATGTGGGCCGTTGGACATATAAGGAACTCCGGGAAAAGACAGACCGCCTTGCAATCAGCCTAATGAAGCTTGGCATAAAACCGCGTGATCGGGTTATGCTTCAGTTTCCCAACTGGCACGAATATATCCTCGCATTCTTTGCCATGCAGAAAATCGGCGCTATTACAGTGCTCCTCATTCCGAGACATAATCAGTCAGAGATTAACCATCTTGCCAAATTAACAAAGCCTGTGGCCTGGATTCTGCCTCAGTATTACGGTAAGATTGACTACCAGCCGATAATTGATGACGTATTAAAAGAAAATCCACAAATTAAACATGTTATTCAAGTCCGAACAGAGAAAAACGATAAATATCCGACTATAGATACACTGATTGAAGAAACTGAACTGACCGAAGAAAATCTTAAGGTGTTAGATGCCCTGAGACCTGATCCTGATGAGGCCTCCCATATCATGCCCACCGGAGGAACCACAGGGCTGCCAAAGGCAAGTGTCCGGACACACAACTGTTATATATGCAACATAGAATATCATTCGAGGGCATGGGAAATTACAAGCAATGACACCCTTATGGTCATAACGCCGGTAACGCACAGCATGGCAATGCACTGGGGAATAGGCGCGGCAATATTTAATTATGCGAAGCTTGTCCTGCTTGATTCGGTACAGCCCGAAGTCATTTGCGAACGGATTCAGTCGGAAAAGGTTACGGCTATACCTTCTGTTCCTGCCCTGATTGCCAGGATAATTGACATGGAAAATCTTGAAAAGTATGACCTGAGTTCGCTAAAGACAATATCTGTCGGCGGCGCGCCAAGTACCCCGGATCTGGTCATGGCTGTCTATGACAAGTTGAAGTGCATATTTATAAACGGATTCGGTTCATCCGAGGGCACCAATACCGCCACAAGGCCGGGTGACAGTATTGATATCATATGCAACAGCGTAGGCAGAAAAGTCTGTCCTTACGATACGATCAAGATCATTGATGAAGCAGGAAGCGAGGTGTTGACTGGTGTGGAAGGGGAACTTGTTTCCAAGGGCCCCGGTATTTTTACCGGTTATTTCAAATCCCCGGATGAAAATAGCCAAATATTCACCATCGACGGATTCTTTAAAACCGGTGACAGGGCAAAGAAAGATCAATACGGGAACATTACCATAACAGGCAGGATTAAAGACATCATCAACAGGGGCGGTGAAAAGATCAGCGCTTTGGAAATAGAAAATCTGATGAACGCAAACCCGGGGATTCGCGAAACTGCTGTGGTCGGTATGCCTGACAAAATACTGGGTGAGAGGATCTGCGCTTACGTTACTTTAAAACCGGGGGTAACACTTACCTTTGAAGAGGTTATTGCCTTTCTGAAGGGAAAGGGCGCGTCCGTACAACAACTACCTGAGAGAATCGAATTTATTGAAATGCTGCCATTGACAAAAGTCGGCAAAGTTGACAAGAAAGTTCTCAGGGAAGATATAAAGAGGCGGCTTGAAGGTTAG
- the lsrF gene encoding 3-hydroxy-5-phosphonooxypentane-2,4-dione thiolase — protein sequence MPEVDESEKEKQFYVDIPAKSEPFFLKGCNNTDWGMKNRLSRIFDPKSGKTVMLAIDHGYFQGPTTGLERVDVTILPLLPYADTLMLTRGILRTIIPPDFDKGIVLRASGGPSILSELSNEQIAIDIDEAIRLNVSAMAVQVFIGGQMETQSVHNMTRLVDMGNRYGIPTLGVTAVGKEMARDAKYMRLASRIIAELGVTYVKTYYVPEDFDTVVAACPVPIVIAGGKKLPELEALTMAYNAIQDGAAGVDMGRNIFQSESPVAMIKALRKVVHEGENPKAAYDFFLTEKNEAKKG from the coding sequence ATGCCGGAAGTTGATGAATCAGAAAAAGAAAAGCAGTTTTATGTAGACATACCTGCCAAAAGTGAACCTTTCTTCCTGAAGGGCTGCAACAACACGGATTGGGGAATGAAAAACCGTCTGTCCAGAATATTTGATCCCAAATCAGGCAAAACGGTTATGCTGGCCATTGACCACGGATATTTTCAAGGTCCGACAACAGGTCTGGAGCGTGTAGACGTTACTATCCTGCCGCTATTGCCCTATGCTGACACGCTGATGCTTACCCGCGGCATACTTCGAACAATCATACCGCCTGATTTTGACAAGGGAATAGTGTTGAGGGCAAGCGGTGGACCGAGTATTTTGAGCGAACTTTCAAACGAGCAGATTGCCATAGATATTGACGAAGCCATTCGTCTGAATGTTTCGGCCATGGCGGTTCAGGTCTTTATCGGCGGCCAGATGGAAACACAATCGGTCCACAACATGACCCGCCTTGTGGATATGGGCAACCGCTACGGCATTCCCACACTCGGCGTTACCGCAGTGGGTAAGGAGATGGCGAGGGATGCCAAATACATGCGGCTTGCTTCGCGCATCATTGCAGAACTCGGCGTCACATATGTAAAGACCTACTATGTGCCTGAAGATTTCGACACAGTAGTAGCCGCCTGTCCGGTGCCGATCGTTATTGCAGGAGGGAAAAAACTTCCTGAGCTTGAGGCCCTGACCATGGCTTACAATGCCATACAGGATGGCGCAGCAGGCGTAGATATGGGTCGTAATATTTTTCAATCAGAATCGCCTGTTGCAATGATTAAGGCGTTACGGAAGGTTGTTCACGAAGGAGAAAATCCTAAGGCAGCCTATGATTTCTTCCTGACAGAAAAGAACGAAGCAAAGAAGGGATAA
- a CDS encoding alcohol dehydrogenase catalytic domain-containing protein, producing the protein MRVGMYYSNSKVEVEELPIPVAGKKDILIKVMASGICGSDVMEWYRIKKAPLVLGHELAGEIVEVGEEVTKFKKGDRVFATHHVPCDECHFCLTGHQTACQVFQTKNNFDPGGFSEYLKVSGKSIDTGTLLLPDEMSYEQGSFIEPLGTIVRGLRAVDLKPGDTLLVLGCGIAGLLMIKLARSLGAGRIIATDIDDYRLEAARRFGAENTIHADGDIPALIQEVNHGRLADKVIVCAGVLSAAQQAIQSVERGGTVLFFAVPNPGQTLDIDFNPFWRNDVSLKTCYGAAPLDNVQAMELIRAGNVHVEDMITHRFGLGDIAKGFKAAGEGKNCLKVIIEPHKELQV; encoded by the coding sequence ATGCGCGTAGGAATGTATTACAGCAACAGTAAAGTCGAGGTGGAAGAGCTGCCGATCCCTGTGGCGGGCAAAAAGGATATTCTTATTAAGGTTATGGCAAGCGGTATTTGCGGCAGCGATGTCATGGAATGGTACCGCATAAAAAAAGCGCCTCTTGTTCTGGGGCATGAACTGGCCGGCGAGATAGTTGAGGTCGGGGAAGAGGTTACGAAATTCAAAAAAGGCGACAGGGTCTTTGCCACGCACCATGTACCCTGCGATGAATGCCACTTTTGCCTTACCGGCCATCAGACAGCATGTCAGGTTTTCCAGACAAAGAATAATTTTGATCCGGGCGGATTTTCGGAATACCTGAAGGTCTCAGGCAAAAGCATCGATACCGGCACCCTGCTCCTTCCTGATGAGATGTCCTATGAACAAGGGTCATTCATTGAGCCCTTAGGGACAATAGTCAGGGGTTTGAGGGCAGTTGACCTGAAGCCCGGCGATACCCTGCTGGTTCTTGGCTGCGGGATTGCAGGCCTGCTTATGATCAAGCTTGCACGTTCTCTTGGCGCCGGAAGAATCATTGCAACAGACATTGACGATTACAGGCTGGAAGCGGCAAGGAGATTCGGCGCTGAAAATACAATACATGCTGATGGGGATATACCGGCCCTTATTCAAGAGGTAAATCACGGCCGTCTTGCCGACAAGGTTATAGTCTGCGCCGGGGTGTTGTCTGCTGCACAGCAAGCAATACAATCTGTTGAACGGGGCGGAACTGTTTTATTCTTTGCCGTGCCGAACCCGGGACAGACGCTTGATATTGATTTCAATCCTTTCTGGAGAAACGATGTAAGCCTTAAAACCTGTTACGGGGCTGCCCCACTTGATAATGTACAGGCCATGGAGTTGATCAGGGCCGGAAATGTTCATGTCGAGGATATGATTACACACAGGTTCGGTCTTGGAGATATTGCAAAGGGCTTTAAGGCTGCCGGCGAAGGGAAAAACTGCCTGAAGGTGATTATAGAACCCCATAAAGAATTACAGGTTTAG
- a CDS encoding MFS transporter has translation MIRFGSLRGISFLYLLFLGSLWALNFVGRTILSPVLPLIEDEFLISHAKASSIFIFLSLGYGISVFLSGLLSGIIGYKKSIMVSLLLTALMFFLIPLVKAFALLYVVAFIIGIATGIYIPAVIPLITSCYDEKIWSKTIAIHDSAASIGVFAAPLIALFLLRFFQWRGVLGIIGFVFVAAAIAFYFLFNELTVARITRAAFGKFIRRRALWVLSIIWVFAASTSIGVYYITPLFLTKELHLDLGYANTIFGISRLGGFVVAISSGFLVSRFSIRAIMIFILIISGASTAFVALAGVKFVGIALFLQASFIYGFFPAGLIAISKIFDLNVRGLATGFIFGFGVIIGWGVTPYLLGLSGDLLSFKFGILMLGILVIMSSGLVVLLEELSLKK, from the coding sequence ATGATCAGGTTCGGTTCGCTAAGAGGTATATCATTCCTGTATCTCCTTTTCCTCGGCTCTCTCTGGGCTCTCAATTTTGTCGGCAGAACCATCCTCTCCCCTGTCTTGCCGCTGATTGAAGACGAGTTCCTCATCAGTCATGCAAAGGCGAGTAGTATATTTATATTTCTCTCTCTCGGCTATGGGATCTCGGTGTTTCTGTCCGGGCTCCTTTCAGGGATAATTGGTTATAAGAAATCGATTATGGTCTCCTTGCTCTTGACAGCCCTCATGTTTTTCCTGATTCCGCTCGTCAAGGCTTTCGCTCTTCTTTATGTTGTTGCCTTCATTATCGGGATAGCAACAGGCATCTATATCCCGGCTGTTATCCCCCTCATTACCAGTTGTTATGATGAAAAGATCTGGAGCAAGACGATTGCGATTCACGATTCGGCTGCTTCAATTGGGGTTTTTGCAGCCCCCTTGATTGCCCTTTTTCTCCTCCGTTTTTTTCAATGGCGGGGAGTTTTAGGGATAATAGGTTTTGTTTTTGTGGCTGCTGCAATTGCATTCTACTTTCTCTTTAATGAGCTTACAGTCGCCCGTATTACCAGGGCAGCCTTTGGTAAATTCATCAGGAGGCGGGCGCTGTGGGTCCTGAGCATCATCTGGGTATTTGCCGCATCAACAAGCATCGGGGTTTATTATATCACCCCTTTATTTCTTACCAAGGAACTTCATCTTGATTTAGGATACGCTAACACGATTTTCGGCATATCAAGGCTTGGCGGATTTGTTGTAGCCATCAGTTCAGGTTTTCTGGTGAGCCGGTTCAGTATACGTGCAATCATGATCTTCATTTTGATTATTTCCGGCGCCTCTACGGCATTCGTAGCATTGGCGGGCGTTAAATTTGTCGGAATAGCCCTTTTTCTCCAGGCAAGTTTCATTTACGGCTTTTTTCCAGCCGGGCTTATCGCGATTTCAAAGATTTTTGATTTGAATGTTCGGGGATTAGCCACCGGTTTCATATTCGGGTTTGGCGTGATCATCGGTTGGGGGGTTACCCCCTACCTGCTCGGACTTTCGGGTGACCTCCTGAGCTTCAAGTTCGGCATATTGATGCTCGGGATATTGGTTATTATGTCAAGCGGGCTTGTAGTTTTGTTAGAAGAATTGAGCCTTAAGAAATAA
- the folK gene encoding 2-amino-4-hydroxy-6-hydroxymethyldihydropteridine diphosphokinase has product MEQKAFIGIGSNIGDSTGNCITSINRLAEDKRIRIVSRSSLYATSPVSTIEQNDFINCAACVMWDGSPHELLALLNTIEETMGRKRNVKNSPRAIDLDILLFGNLVLDTPSLKIPHPELHNRKFALIPCIEIDPTIVHPIYGKQLKEFLADIGDKQKIKVL; this is encoded by the coding sequence GTGGAACAAAAGGCATTCATCGGGATCGGTTCAAATATCGGTGACAGCACAGGGAATTGCATAACGAGTATAAACAGATTGGCAGAGGACAAAAGAATCAGGATAGTTTCGAGGTCCTCCCTGTATGCCACATCGCCGGTTTCAACGATAGAGCAAAACGACTTTATTAACTGTGCAGCATGTGTCATGTGGGATGGCTCGCCACATGAACTGCTTGCTCTTCTCAATACAATTGAAGAAACGATGGGAAGGAAAAGGAACGTTAAAAACAGCCCGAGAGCAATAGACCTCGACATCCTGCTCTTCGGAAACCTGGTGCTTGATACCCCGTCATTAAAGATACCTCACCCGGAGCTTCATAACAGGAAGTTTGCCCTTATTCCATGCATTGAAATAGATCCCACAATCGTTCATCCGATATATGGAAAACAGCTTAAAGAGTTTCTTGCAGATATCGGCGACAAGCAGAAGATAAAGGTGCTCTAA